A genomic window from Atribacterota bacterium includes:
- a CDS encoding Mrp/NBP35 family ATP-binding protein — protein sequence MSNINNKVTTEQEQENLKNERKQANQEMADKLKWNMADIKHKILVLSNKGGVGKSSVAVNLSCSLADQGYQVGLLDADLHGPSIAKMLGFEGEKITGSNGHINPLKVRKNLIATSMAFLIESPDTPLVWRGPLKGVAIKQLLAEVNWGKLDFLIIDSPPGTGDEPLSICQLIPELDGGVIVTTPQEIALTDSRKCIKFLKGINIPILGIIENMSGFRCPHCGAEIDLFMTGGGEKAASDFQVPFLGAIPLDMDIVSSGDQGKPFMCSNKTGETKQAFEKIVQSILTQIQK from the coding sequence ATGTCAAATATAAACAACAAAGTAACAACTGAACAGGAACAGGAGAACTTAAAAAATGAAAGGAAACAAGCTAATCAGGAAATGGCTGATAAATTAAAATGGAATATGGCTGATATTAAGCATAAAATATTAGTTTTGTCTAATAAAGGAGGAGTTGGGAAAAGTTCGGTTGCTGTTAATTTATCTTGTTCCTTAGCTGACCAAGGTTATCAGGTTGGTCTATTAGATGCAGATTTACATGGTCCTTCTATAGCCAAGATGTTAGGATTTGAAGGAGAGAAGATAACTGGCAGTAATGGACACATTAATCCGTTAAAAGTTAGGAAAAATCTGATAGCTACTTCTATGGCTTTTTTAATTGAATCTCCAGATACTCCTTTGGTATGGAGAGGACCTTTAAAGGGAGTAGCAATCAAGCAGCTTTTAGCAGAAGTAAATTGGGGTAAACTTGATTTTTTAATAATTGATTCTCCCCCGGGGACAGGAGACGAACCATTATCTATCTGTCAACTCATTCCTGAATTAGATGGCGGTGTTATTGTAACTACTCCACAGGAGATTGCCTTAACAGATTCCCGAAAATGTATTAAATTTTTAAAAGGTATTAATATTCCTATTTTAGGAATAATTGAGAATATGAGTGGTTTTCGATGCCCTCACTGTGGTGCCGAAATTGATTTATTTATGACTGGTGGAGGAGAAAAAGCAGCTAGTGATTTTCAGGTACCCTTTCTGGGTGCCATACCACTGGATATGGATATAGTGAGTTCTGGAGACCAGGGTAAGCCATTTATGTGTAGTAATAAAACGGGCGAAACAAAACAAGCTTTTGAGAAAATAGTACAGTCCATTCTCACTCAAATCCAAAAATGA
- a CDS encoding ARMT1-like domain-containing protein yields the protein MRTYLDCIPCFYYQALKAARISGADKEMQRDVLYRLSELVPGFSLDTSPAEMGRAIYAMVSKVTGKKDPYKEIKEESNKLALKIYPNIKMKVKESENQLLAAIQLAITGNVIDFGMKDFQGISDEIDKIVDKNFDLQTTSLKGHFDYQSFYQRLLEVQSILYLADNAGEVVFDRILIELLVNDYHKNVIYVVKGKPALNDALVDDAISCGINNFANIISCGADCPGVVLKYCSPEFIRLFKEAEMIISKGQGNYEALSGENKPLFFLLIAKCSVIARHVGCNIGDFILEGNFKENNIPMEAAEGKQ from the coding sequence ATGCGAACTTATTTAGATTGTATTCCCTGTTTTTATTATCAGGCATTAAAAGCAGCTAGAATATCTGGTGCTGATAAGGAAATGCAAAGAGATGTTTTATACCGACTGTCCGAGTTAGTTCCCGGTTTCTCTTTGGATACCTCACCAGCAGAGATGGGAAGAGCAATCTATGCTATGGTCAGTAAAGTAACTGGTAAAAAAGATCCTTATAAAGAAATCAAAGAAGAAAGCAATAAGTTAGCATTAAAAATATACCCGAATATAAAGATGAAGGTAAAGGAATCAGAAAATCAGCTCCTGGCAGCAATACAATTAGCAATTACTGGAAACGTGATTGATTTTGGTATGAAAGATTTCCAGGGGATATCTGATGAAATTGATAAAATAGTAGATAAAAATTTTGATTTACAGACTACCAGTCTCAAAGGACATTTTGATTATCAATCTTTTTATCAGCGTTTATTAGAAGTACAATCTATCCTTTATCTTGCTGATAATGCTGGGGAGGTAGTATTTGATCGAATACTAATAGAATTACTGGTCAATGATTATCATAAGAATGTAATTTATGTAGTGAAAGGCAAACCCGCGCTTAATGACGCCTTAGTAGATGATGCGATTTCTTGTGGAATCAACAATTTTGCTAATATAATTTCTTGTGGTGCTGATTGTCCCGGTGTCGTTTTAAAATATTGTTCCCCTGAATTTATCCGCCTTTTTAAGGAAGCAGAGATGATTATCAGTAAAGGACAGGGTAATTATGAAGCTCTTTCAGGTGAAAATAAACCTCTATTCTTTTTATTGATTGCCAAATGTTCTGTTATTGCCAGACATGTGGGTTGCAATATTGGTGATTTTATTTTAGAAGGCAACTTTAAAGAAAATAATATTCCAATGGAGGCTGCCGAAGGTAAACAATAA
- the corA gene encoding magnesium/cobalt transporter CorA — protein sequence MKSLKKRSQLSGLSPGTLVHIGEKLMEKPKITIINYSPDKLEEKTLETIEECIIYLKRPTITWINIDGIHQVDFIEQIGQYFHIHPLTLESILNTTQRPKIEYFPNYIYIALKMIYWDETKQESIIEHISLILMNNTVLSFQEKEGDVFNSVRQRIRNMAGKIRQSGSDYLVYALIDAIVDQYFLILEKLSNQTESLEDVLIHLPSTQNLKIIHQSKRNLIFLRNAVWPLREVINKLEKEETNLIQENTRIFLRDVYDHTIQVIETVEALRDMVSSLLDIYLSSISNKMNEVIKVLTIIATIFIPLTFIAGIYGMNFQYMPELSWRWAYPAILFVMFIVGLGMFFFFKKKKWL from the coding sequence ATGAAATCTCTTAAGAAAAGAAGCCAATTATCAGGGTTAAGCCCCGGTACACTGGTACATATCGGTGAAAAATTAATGGAAAAACCAAAAATTACCATTATAAATTACTCTCCTGATAAACTGGAAGAAAAAACACTGGAGACTATTGAAGAGTGTATTATTTATCTGAAAAGGCCTACCATTACCTGGATTAATATTGATGGTATTCATCAAGTAGATTTTATTGAACAAATTGGACAGTATTTCCATATACATCCTTTAACCCTGGAAAGTATTTTAAATACCACCCAGAGACCCAAAATTGAATATTTCCCTAATTATATTTACATTGCTTTGAAGATGATTTACTGGGATGAAACAAAGCAGGAATCTATAATAGAACATATTAGCCTTATTCTAATGAATAATACGGTACTTTCTTTCCAGGAAAAAGAAGGCGATGTTTTCAATTCTGTTCGCCAGAGAATTAGAAATATGGCTGGTAAAATAAGACAGAGTGGCTCTGATTATCTTGTCTATGCCTTAATTGATGCTATAGTGGATCAATATTTTTTAATTCTAGAGAAATTAAGCAACCAAACAGAATCATTAGAGGATGTCCTTATACATCTACCTTCTACCCAGAATCTTAAAATCATCCATCAAAGTAAAAGAAATTTAATCTTCTTGAGGAATGCAGTCTGGCCTTTAAGAGAAGTAATCAACAAATTGGAAAAAGAAGAGACTAATTTGATTCAGGAAAACACCAGAATATTTTTACGAGATGTTTATGACCATACTATACAAGTAATTGAAACGGTAGAGGCTCTAAGAGATATGGTCTCCAGTTTATTGGATATCTATCTATCCAGTATAAGCAATAAAATGAATGAGGTTATAAAGGTACTGACCATTATTGCTACCATTTTTATCCCCTTAACATTTATTGCCGGTATTTATGGTATGAACTTTCAATATATGCCCGAACTATCCTGGAGATGGGCTTACCCTGCTATCCTTTTTGTTATGTTTATCGTCGGATTGGGAATGTTTTTCTTCTTTAAAAAGAAGAAATGGCTATAA
- a CDS encoding TrkH family potassium uptake protein, producing MNSKHSVLKKRSFLTPNQMLVLGFLIVIIIGTYLLYLPISTKGEEPIPFIDALFTATSATCVTGLIVLDTGKDFTLFGQWIILILFQIGGLGIMTFSTMFAFLLGKKISLRQRLIIRESLNQFSIGGLVRLAKHILLFSFFLEGIGTILLYSYWKNINSNHSSFFLSFFHAVSAFCNAGFSLFSDSLEKYISHWGINVIFIILIVLGGIGFLVLAELIEFPKQQRLSLHSKLVLIMTTILLVLGTMGLFFLENQNVKTIHNYSLTDKILSMAFQSTTARTAGFNTIPIGSMTNAGLLLIIMLMFIGASPTSTGGGIKTTTFCVAFLWMYYTLKGRRHLYLYQRQISELVVNKAWVILMLAMSWIIIITLLLSYFEDFDFIRILFEVISAFGTVGLSTGITTYLSTISKILIIFTMFIGRLGPLTLALSLIINRRAESIQYPKEQVMVG from the coding sequence GTGAATTCAAAGCACTCTGTATTGAAGAAAAGGTCTTTTTTAACGCCTAACCAGATGTTAGTTCTGGGCTTTTTGATTGTTATAATAATAGGCACTTATTTACTTTATCTTCCCATTTCCACCAAAGGAGAGGAGCCAATACCCTTTATCGATGCCCTGTTTACAGCTACTTCAGCAACTTGTGTAACGGGATTAATCGTACTGGATACAGGAAAGGATTTTACCCTTTTTGGACAATGGATTATATTGATTCTTTTTCAAATCGGTGGTTTGGGTATTATGACCTTTTCTACCATGTTTGCCTTTTTACTGGGTAAAAAGATATCTTTACGACAACGCCTCATTATTCGAGAATCGCTCAACCAATTCTCTATAGGCGGATTAGTACGTCTTGCTAAACATATTCTGTTGTTTTCATTCTTTCTGGAAGGAATTGGCACAATCTTATTGTATTCATACTGGAAAAATATAAATAGCAATCACTCTTCCTTTTTCCTTTCTTTTTTCCATGCCGTATCTGCTTTTTGTAATGCCGGGTTTTCCTTATTTAGTGACAGTTTAGAGAAATATATTTCACATTGGGGAATTAACGTCATTTTTATTATTCTGATAGTATTAGGTGGGATTGGCTTTCTGGTACTGGCTGAACTTATAGAGTTTCCCAAACAACAAAGGTTATCATTACACAGCAAACTGGTGCTGATTATGACTACTATTTTACTTGTTTTGGGAACCATGGGCTTATTTTTTCTGGAAAATCAAAATGTGAAAACTATTCATAATTACTCGCTTACTGATAAGATATTAAGTATGGCTTTTCAATCTACTACTGCCAGAACGGCTGGCTTTAATACTATTCCTATTGGAAGTATGACTAATGCAGGATTATTGCTAATTATTATGCTTATGTTTATAGGAGCATCGCCGACTTCAACCGGTGGAGGAATCAAAACTACTACCTTTTGTGTGGCTTTTTTGTGGATGTATTATACCTTAAAAGGACGCAGACATCTTTATTTATATCAGAGACAAATTTCAGAATTAGTAGTAAATAAAGCCTGGGTTATATTAATGCTTGCTATGAGCTGGATAATAATAATAACTTTATTGCTTTCCTATTTTGAAGATTTTGATTTTATAAGAATATTGTTTGAAGTAATTTCTGCTTTTGGGACAGTAGGTCTTTCTACAGGGATAACAACCTATCTTTCCACAATAAGCAAAATACTAATTATTTTTACTATGTTTATTGGCAGATTAGGGCCACTTACTTTAGCCTTATCCTTGATAATTAATCGCCGAGCAGAGTCTATTCAATATCCTAAAGAGCAGGTAATGGTAGGATAA
- a CDS encoding tetratricopeptide repeat protein: protein MKRFMETPSIYLIKLLIFLLIIYCPEVAWSENQTTENKYFQGVHLLEVEKNYDEALNIFRSILESNPNHSEAHFQIGNIYRLTGQPEKAKIYYQNAINLKPNYLSAYYYHGIVELDLEEYTSALETFKETIRLDPEFADAHYSLGLTFLKLEQLVQAIDSFQQSLRLKPNDFLSYYGLGISYKQLGETEKAIEMLNQALNLKPDYGEAYYELGMIYRSLEQDQDAINALERAAHYLPEQADQIYFQIAMIQKGIENFNQAIETLEKAIQYNEGFTDAYYYLGWFYNWNRQFDKTIAAYEKVISLDSDYPNVYYNLGWAYSEREEYLKAVETFQKAIEKNLVDTDSYYALGWVYGKLENYKEAKKAFQETIRLQPDYVYAHYGLGIAYLALGERSMALEEYKILKNLEQDIADLLFAQIYP, encoded by the coding sequence ATGAAAAGATTTATGGAAACACCTTCTATTTATTTGATTAAACTGCTTATTTTTCTATTGATAATTTATTGTCCAGAAGTAGCTTGGTCTGAAAACCAAACAACTGAAAATAAATATTTTCAGGGAGTCCACCTTTTAGAGGTTGAAAAAAATTATGATGAGGCATTGAACATTTTTCGATCAATATTGGAGAGTAATCCCAATCATTCGGAAGCTCATTTTCAGATTGGTAATATCTATCGCCTGACCGGTCAGCCGGAAAAAGCAAAAATATATTATCAAAACGCCATTAACTTGAAACCAAATTATCTCTCAGCATACTATTATCATGGCATTGTTGAACTGGATTTAGAAGAATATACTAGCGCTCTGGAAACTTTCAAGGAAACAATTCGACTGGATCCGGAATTTGCCGATGCGCATTATAGTCTTGGTTTAACCTTTTTAAAGTTAGAACAGTTAGTTCAGGCCATTGATTCCTTTCAACAGTCGTTAAGGCTTAAACCCAATGATTTCCTATCATATTATGGATTAGGAATAAGTTATAAACAATTAGGTGAAACCGAAAAAGCTATAGAGATGTTAAACCAGGCATTGAATTTAAAACCAGATTATGGAGAAGCTTATTACGAGTTAGGAATGATTTATCGCTCTTTAGAACAAGACCAGGATGCTATTAATGCTTTAGAAAGAGCTGCTCATTATCTACCCGAACAGGCTGACCAGATTTATTTCCAGATTGCTATGATTCAGAAAGGAATTGAAAATTTTAACCAAGCCATTGAAACCCTGGAAAAAGCTATTCAGTATAATGAAGGATTTACTGATGCCTATTACTATCTGGGCTGGTTTTACAACTGGAATAGACAATTTGATAAAACTATAGCAGCTTATGAAAAGGTCATTTCCTTAGACTCCGACTATCCAAATGTTTATTACAATTTAGGTTGGGCTTACAGTGAAAGGGAAGAGTACCTAAAAGCAGTTGAAACATTCCAAAAGGCAATAGAAAAGAATCTGGTTGATACTGATTCTTACTATGCCCTAGGTTGGGTATATGGTAAATTAGAAAATTACAAAGAGGCAAAAAAAGCCTTTCAGGAAACAATCCGTCTTCAACCAGATTATGTCTATGCTCATTATGGACTGGGTATAGCTTATCTGGCTCTGGGGGAAAGAAGTATGGCCTTGGAAGAATATAAGATATTAAAGAATCTGGAACAGGATATTGCCGATTTGCTATTTGCTCAAATCTATCCATAG
- a CDS encoding FeoA family protein, with translation MIVNLTDVKSGSKVKVVRIRGGLGIRQRLSCLGIHPEDVMLLQKCGFMRGPVLVNIHGNQVALGRGIAAKILVEVES, from the coding sequence ATGATAGTAAATTTAACAGATGTTAAATCAGGTTCCAAGGTTAAAGTTGTAAGAATCAGGGGTGGTTTAGGCATCAGACAGAGATTAAGCTGTTTAGGGATTCATCCCGAAGATGTAATGTTATTACAAAAATGCGGCTTTATGAGAGGACCTGTTTTGGTGAATATACATGGAAATCAGGTTGCTTTAGGTAGAGGAATTGCAGCAAAAATATTAGTGGAGGTAGAATCATGA
- a CDS encoding LapA family protein, which translates to MQIFLLIAALIAVLAVIFALQNAVPITVSFLFWQVESSLALILIVAFIAGLITSFLFNILSDIKRTRATASLEKQVEETKKEVITVQEKGDE; encoded by the coding sequence GTGCAGATTTTTCTGTTAATTGCTGCTTTGATTGCGGTTTTAGCAGTCATTTTTGCTTTACAAAATGCTGTTCCCATTACGGTAAGTTTTCTCTTTTGGCAGGTAGAAAGTTCTCTGGCTCTTATTTTAATAGTAGCTTTTATCGCTGGATTAATAACCAGTTTTTTATTTAACATTCTATCTGACATCAAAAGAACTAGAGCTACTGCTTCCCTGGAAAAACAGGTTGAAGAAACAAAAAAAGAGGTAATTACTGTTCAGGAAAAGGGGGACGAATAG
- a CDS encoding GIY-YIG nuclease family protein codes for MIGKLGWVNVNRGYYIYIGSAKKSIQQRLLRHLTRKKNRFWHIDYLLSSRLPIRVINIWISQKPCECSISQEIFQIGIGIVVKEGFGSSDCRCLSHLFRVNVSNLDLLRQVMTKKNFYSLLEDHN; via the coding sequence TTGATTGGTAAGCTTGGTTGGGTAAATGTTAATAGAGGTTATTATATTTATATCGGTTCAGCAAAGAAATCAATTCAACAACGGCTCCTCAGGCATTTAACTCGCAAAAAAAATAGATTTTGGCATATTGATTATCTACTGAGTTCTAGACTTCCTATCAGGGTTATCAATATTTGGATTAGTCAAAAACCATGCGAATGCAGTATCAGTCAGGAAATATTTCAGATCGGAATTGGTATTGTAGTCAAAGAAGGTTTTGGCTCTTCTGATTGTCGGTGTCTATCCCATCTCTTCAGAGTAAATGTTTCTAATTTAGATTTGTTAAGGCAAGTAATGACTAAAAAGAACTTTTATTCCTTATTAGAAGATCATAACTAA
- a CDS encoding TrkA family potassium uptake protein: MKQFVVFGLGSFGSAVATTLVELGHEVLAVDNDEEKVDQYKDILTKVVKVDITDEKVLKELGVKSFDAAIVSVGPDLESSILITIMLKEIGVKYVITKANSELHGRVLEKVGSDRVIYPERDEGMRIARSLIMPNVKNQMELSPLYSLIEIAALPVFCEKTLGELDLPGKYGVTLLAIRRGNQFTFSPTAKHTVSENENLILVGENKKIDKLITKFKATEKKN; this comes from the coding sequence ATGAAACAATTTGTGGTATTTGGATTGGGTAGTTTTGGATCAGCAGTAGCTACTACACTGGTAGAGCTGGGACATGAAGTGCTGGCTGTGGATAATGATGAAGAAAAGGTAGATCAATATAAGGATATATTAACTAAGGTGGTAAAAGTTGATATTACCGATGAAAAAGTATTGAAGGAATTGGGGGTAAAGAGTTTCGATGCCGCTATTGTTAGTGTAGGACCAGACTTGGAATCAAGTATCTTAATAACCATTATGCTAAAAGAGATCGGTGTGAAATATGTTATTACTAAAGCCAATAGCGAACTACATGGAAGGGTATTAGAGAAAGTAGGCTCAGACCGGGTAATCTATCCAGAAAGAGATGAAGGAATGCGAATTGCCAGAAGTCTAATCATGCCTAATGTTAAAAATCAGATGGAATTATCCCCTCTTTATAGTCTTATTGAAATTGCTGCTCTGCCTGTTTTTTGTGAGAAAACCTTAGGAGAGTTAGATTTACCAGGGAAATATGGAGTAACTCTTTTAGCTATCCGTCGTGGTAATCAATTTACTTTTTCACCTACTGCCAAACATACAGTATCAGAAAATGAAAATCTGATATTAGTGGGAGAAAACAAGAAAATTGACAAACTAATTACTAAATTTAAAGCTACTGAGAAAAAAAACTGA
- a CDS encoding transcriptional repressor yields the protein MAIYEKQFKYFIKRNNLKYTKERKEILKAIAILRDHFHVEDIHQQVRKQKSNVSLATIYRTIPLLIDSGLITETLYSGEKVVYEKIYNKPHHDHMVCLNCGRIIEFTSQEVGKIQNDICQNHSFLPTEHRLEIKGYCHTCWEKLKNKI from the coding sequence TTGGCTATTTATGAAAAGCAATTTAAATATTTTATAAAAAGGAATAATTTAAAGTATACTAAAGAGAGAAAAGAGATTCTTAAGGCAATTGCCATACTGCGGGATCATTTCCATGTTGAAGATATCCATCAACAAGTTAGAAAACAAAAATCCAATGTTTCTCTGGCTACTATTTATAGAACTATCCCTTTATTAATTGATAGTGGTTTAATAACTGAAACTCTATATAGTGGAGAAAAAGTGGTCTATGAAAAAATATACAATAAGCCACATCATGACCATATGGTTTGTCTAAACTGTGGTAGGATTATTGAATTTACCTCCCAGGAAGTGGGAAAGATACAGAACGATATTTGCCAGAACCATTCTTTTCTTCCTACTGAACATCGTTTAGAAATAAAGGGTTATTGCCACACTTGCTGGGAAAAATTGAAGAATAAGATATAA
- the feoB gene encoding ferrous iron transport protein B, whose amino-acid sequence MKIVLVGQPNCGKSTIFNNVAGYKAITSNFPGKTVTYTLSKMTFQGITSEIVDLPGTYSLTSFDLAELEARKYLLREENDVIINVIDASLLGRGLELTLQLLELNLPTVICLNMIDEAEAKGVIIDTDKLSRLLGVPVVTAIAYKGWGLNGLFETAYKMGQKPVKSEFQPFSKDVEQVIKDLSEHIKKVDYAKKFNVTNRFLATKLLENDQHFIDEIKASDKDFIKIVQDYQLKLEKCRDRSSDEIISSERHHLSMQLYESVVKLSKPKKEFRNYLDSVLMHPIFGYVSLTVILYLFFNFVFYVGALFEEPLLDFFYQFLPYAEQVLGADTLPYHIVNGVIQGLAGGIAIVLPFLFPFLLGLAFLEDTGYLPRVAYLMDSFLHRIGLHGKAIIPLILGYGCTVPAVMATRILESERDRFITSILTTMVPCAARITIIFGLVAFYLGPKAAIFVFVFNIVIVAIAGKILSNIMPEITPGMILEIPAYHVPSIKILLSKVWLRMKEFIVIAWPLLIVGSVVLSLLKHWHLEALINQLISPVTLLLGLPVAVGVTLIFGVLRKELSMVMLIQALGVTNISTVMSATQIMTFTIFVLFYVPCVATIAVLVKEIGSKRTLFTIIFTFLIALVLATITRLVY is encoded by the coding sequence ATGAAAATTGTCCTGGTAGGACAGCCTAATTGTGGTAAGAGTACTATTTTTAATAATGTAGCTGGATATAAAGCAATTACTTCTAATTTTCCAGGAAAAACAGTAACCTATACCCTTAGCAAAATGACTTTTCAGGGAATAACCAGTGAAATAGTTGATTTGCCTGGTACTTATTCTCTAACCTCTTTTGATTTGGCTGAACTGGAAGCACGGAAATATTTATTGAGAGAAGAAAACGATGTAATTATAAATGTTATTGATGCTTCACTATTGGGTAGAGGTTTAGAATTGACATTGCAATTATTGGAACTGAATTTGCCAACAGTAATTTGTCTTAATATGATTGATGAAGCCGAAGCGAAAGGAGTTATTATTGATACTGATAAATTATCACGCCTATTGGGTGTTCCAGTAGTGACTGCTATAGCCTACAAAGGATGGGGTCTTAATGGATTATTTGAAACTGCATATAAAATGGGGCAAAAACCAGTAAAAAGTGAATTCCAGCCTTTTAGTAAAGATGTAGAACAGGTTATCAAAGATTTGTCTGAACATATAAAAAAAGTTGATTATGCTAAAAAATTCAATGTTACCAATAGATTTTTGGCAACAAAATTATTGGAAAATGATCAGCATTTTATTGATGAAATTAAGGCGAGTGATAAAGATTTTATTAAAATTGTGCAAGATTATCAACTTAAGTTAGAAAAATGCCGTGATAGAAGCTCTGATGAGATAATTTCTTCTGAGCGTCACCACCTATCCATGCAGCTTTATGAATCAGTGGTTAAACTTTCTAAACCGAAAAAAGAGTTCAGAAATTACCTGGATAGTGTTTTAATGCATCCTATTTTTGGTTATGTTTCTTTAACAGTTATCTTGTATTTATTTTTTAATTTTGTTTTCTATGTAGGAGCCTTATTTGAAGAACCCCTGCTGGATTTCTTTTATCAATTCTTGCCTTATGCTGAACAAGTTTTGGGCGCTGATACTTTACCATACCATATTGTTAATGGAGTTATACAAGGACTGGCTGGAGGTATTGCTATTGTTCTCCCTTTCCTTTTTCCATTTTTATTGGGACTGGCATTTCTAGAAGATACCGGGTATTTGCCCAGAGTTGCCTATCTGATGGATTCCTTTCTTCATCGGATTGGTCTCCATGGAAAGGCAATCATACCTCTTATATTAGGCTATGGATGTACAGTACCAGCCGTGATGGCTACTAGAATTTTAGAATCAGAACGAGATCGTTTTATTACTTCTATACTAACTACTATGGTTCCCTGTGCAGCTCGGATCACTATAATTTTTGGTTTAGTTGCCTTTTATCTTGGACCGAAAGCTGCAATTTTTGTCTTTGTCTTTAATATTGTGATTGTTGCCATAGCTGGGAAAATTCTTTCTAATATTATGCCGGAAATTACCCCTGGAATGATACTAGAAATACCTGCTTACCATGTACCTTCAATAAAGATATTATTATCCAAAGTATGGTTAAGAATGAAAGAGTTTATAGTAATTGCCTGGCCTCTCTTAATTGTTGGTAGTGTTGTTTTAAGTCTGTTAAAACACTGGCACCTGGAAGCACTTATAAATCAACTAATATCACCAGTTACTTTATTGTTGGGACTACCGGTAGCAGTAGGGGTAACCTTAATCTTTGGTGTACTCAGAAAAGAATTATCTATGGTTATGTTAATTCAAGCTCTGGGAGTTACCAATATTAGTACAGTAATGAGTGCAACCCAAATCATGACTTTTACTATCTTTGTTCTCTTTTATGTACCTTGTGTGGCAACTATCGCTGTTTTAGTTAAAGAGATTGGCAGCAAAAGAACCTTATTTACAATTATCTTTACCTTTCTAATTGCACTCGTATTAGCTACGATAACACGTTTGGTATATTAA
- a CDS encoding mechanosensitive ion channel family protein, producing the protein MFNNFFQQVYFQNRIIDYIIALVIFVIAILTIVILKNFVIKILRALASKKTATIDDRFVEAFRNRIKPFINLLYFAAFYFSVYQLNIPIIVEKYFNIIIIALFIFYIVKFIISIFSYFLENYWIKKERDSTRITALRGIETFLKIIIWSIAFIILLDNLGVQVSALLAGLGIGGIAIALASQNILGDLFSYFIIFFDRPFEIGDFLNIDNFSGTIENIGIKTTRIRSLGGEEIVFSNTDLVNSRLRNFKRMKKRRVLFNFGVTYQTSSEQLKEIPNIVSEIFQRINGANLDRVHFSSFGDFSLNFEVVYYVNSRDYTQYMNIQQEINLTLKEELEKRSIEFAYPTRTVFLSREGNK; encoded by the coding sequence ATGTTTAACAATTTCTTTCAACAGGTTTATTTTCAAAACCGCATAATTGATTATATTATAGCCTTAGTGATATTTGTAATAGCTATATTGACTATTGTAATTCTTAAAAATTTTGTAATTAAAATATTAAGGGCTCTAGCAAGTAAAAAGACTGCTACTATTGATGATCGCTTTGTTGAAGCCTTTCGGAATAGAATCAAACCATTTATTAATCTACTCTATTTTGCCGCCTTTTACTTTAGTGTTTATCAGTTAAATATACCTATTATTGTAGAAAAATATTTTAATATAATTATTATTGCATTATTTATATTTTATATTGTTAAATTTATCATATCTATCTTTTCTTATTTTTTAGAAAACTATTGGATTAAAAAAGAAAGAGACTCTACCAGAATAACTGCTCTTAGAGGGATAGAAACATTTCTTAAAATCATAATCTGGTCCATAGCTTTCATCATTTTACTGGATAACTTGGGAGTACAGGTATCCGCACTTCTGGCAGGTCTTGGTATTGGTGGTATCGCTATTGCCCTTGCATCTCAAAATATTTTAGGTGATTTATTCAGTTATTTTATTATCTTCTTTGATCGACCCTTTGAGATTGGTGATTTTTTAAACATTGATAATTTTTCAGGAACAATTGAAAATATCGGTATAAAAACTACCCGGATTAGAAGTCTCGGGGGAGAAGAAATTGTTTTTTCCAATACTGATCTGGTTAATTCACGTTTACGTAATTTTAAACGTATGAAAAAACGAAGAGTATTGTTTAATTTTGGAGTTACCTATCAAACCTCTTCAGAACAATTAAAAGAAATACCAAATATAGTAAGCGAAATATTCCAGCGGATAAACGGAGCCAACTTAGATAGAGTACACTTTTCTTCCTTTGGAGACTTTAGTCTTAATTTTGAAGTAGTTTATTATGTAAATAGCCGAGATTATACTCAGTATATGAATATCCAACAAGAAATTAATTTAACGCTAAAAGAGGAATTAGAAAAAAGATCTATAGAGTTTGCTTATCCTACTCGAACTGTTTTTTTATCCAGAGAAGGCAATAAATAA